The following coding sequences are from one uncultured Bacteroides sp. window:
- the fucP gene encoding L-fucose:H+ symporter permease, with product MKKNNYLLPLSLVFSLFFLWAISSNLLPTMIRQLMKTCELNAFEASFTETAYWLAYFIFPIPIAMFMKRYSYKSGIIFGLLLAACGGFLFFPAAILKEYWAYLCIFFVIATGMCFLETAANPYVTVLGEPEGASRRLNLAQSFNGLGAFIAAMFLSKLILSGNQYTRATLPHDFAGGWEGYIQMETDSMKLPYLILALLLIIIAIVFVFSKLPKIKEGDSIEGKNEKGEKLINFSVLKRSHLRWGVIAQFFYNGGQTAINSLFLVYCCSYAGFEESTATTFFGLYMLAFLSGRWIGTLLMIKFRPQDMLLVYALVNVALCGVIICCGGTVGLYAMLAVSFFMSIMYPTQFSLALKGLGSDTKSGSAFLVMAIVGNACLPQLTAYIMHLNENIYYIAYIIPMICFLFCAYYGWKGYKVID from the coding sequence ATGAAGAAAAACAATTATCTATTGCCTTTATCATTGGTTTTTTCTCTTTTCTTTTTGTGGGCTATCAGCAGTAATTTACTGCCAACCATGATCAGACAGTTAATGAAAACCTGCGAATTGAATGCATTCGAAGCTTCTTTTACAGAAACTGCCTATTGGTTAGCATATTTCATATTCCCCATTCCTATCGCGATGTTTATGAAGCGTTACAGCTATAAGTCGGGAATTATATTCGGACTCTTACTCGCAGCATGTGGTGGCTTTCTATTCTTCCCTGCAGCCATATTAAAAGAATACTGGGCATACCTCTGTATCTTTTTTGTCATCGCTACCGGAATGTGCTTTCTCGAAACAGCGGCCAATCCCTATGTTACAGTTCTAGGTGAACCCGAAGGAGCATCCAGAAGATTAAATCTAGCTCAATCATTCAATGGGCTCGGAGCCTTCATTGCCGCAATGTTTCTTAGCAAGTTAATACTCAGTGGCAATCAATATACGCGCGCAACACTCCCTCATGATTTTGCTGGTGGTTGGGAAGGTTACATCCAAATGGAAACCGACTCTATGAAACTACCTTATTTAATATTAGCGTTGCTCCTGATTATTATTGCCATAGTCTTTGTTTTCTCAAAACTACCAAAGATAAAAGAGGGAGATAGCATAGAAGGGAAGAATGAAAAAGGAGAAAAATTAATAAACTTCTCTGTTCTAAAACGTTCTCATTTACGTTGGGGAGTCATTGCACAGTTTTTTTATAATGGGGGACAAACAGCAATTAACAGTCTGTTTCTCGTTTATTGCTGTAGCTATGCCGGATTTGAAGAGAGTACAGCAACAACATTTTTCGGTCTTTATATGTTAGCCTTTTTGTCAGGAAGATGGATCGGAACATTGTTAATGATTAAATTCCGCCCGCAAGACATGCTATTAGTTTATGCGCTTGTTAATGTTGCATTATGCGGAGTTATCATTTGCTGTGGCGGAACAGTCGGACTATATGCCATGTTAGCAGTATCATTCTTTATGTCGATCATGTACCCTACACAGTTCTCGTTAGCGTTAAAAGGATTAGGAAGTGATACTAAGAGCGGTTCAGCTTTCTTGGTTATGGCCATTGTTGGTAATGCTTGTCTACCACAACTGACAGCTTACATCATGCATTTAAACGAAAATATATATTATATAGCATATATTATACCCATGATTTGTTTCCTTTTCTGTGCATATTATGGATGGAAGGGATATAAAGTCATAGACTGA
- a CDS encoding DUF4450 domain-containing protein: MNRLYLVPLFYFFSVTILFAQTSAKRIGDFIESTSYNEGSRKVARSLQYHPDGDDFVCINGTNRYTRALYANTSPFRLETSDRPVFAAYIKGKSKNICFRLLLGKTSFALDSVAYCEARYTPGRRSYRLSDPAWGEGTLLISALPLPDREGAVWEMKSVKMPSEAKLICFISDIKAKKLNRSGDMGADPPDSFEASEHPLKLEQYKLSLDGYLLFENNSLRIPEQSEGRLLYLKAEQARAQLASRIKINTPDPYFNTLGGALSVAANAIWSGEVWLHGAVGWRMPLSGWRAAYTGDALGWHDRARKHFDAYAASQVTNVPQIIPHPAQDPNMNLARSIKKWGTPQYSNGYICRNPRRSNQMHHYDMNLCYIDELLWHFNWTGDLAYARKMWPVLVRHLNWEKRNYDPDDDGLYDAYACIWASDALYYNAGAVTHSSAYNYRANKMAAEIAEKIGEDPLPYRRETEKILKAMNDRLWMSKKGHWAEYQDFMGCKRLHESAAIWTIYHAIDSEVADPFQAYQATRYIDTEIPHIPVSAKGLKDEGYATISTTNWLPYSWSINNVAFAEVMHTTLAYWEAGRNEEAFKLLKSSVLDGMYLGGSPGNFGQISFYDAARGECYRDFGDPIGVASRALIQGLYGILPDALNEKLLIRPGFPDDWDHASLTTPDISFDYYRKEKTETYTITQHFATPLLLELQCRARRDKIVRITVNEKPVIWQQVKSAVGQPAILIRTSADAACEIKIEWGGKPVTTVFSDMGKVLKTNDLLQLEFGGNKIDKLYDPQDILLGVKINDRCIQGFIKAEAGSHTLFANIRQGDLSWWQPINIIVKANIASTTLAFQHVITDLCTPVNMDGSFNASVTDIFRNEYLTPRPSYTSLELPKQGIGEWCHPKLMADIDDSGLRSQASGGLFVTPLGFSFRTPAKGENIAFTSLWDNYPDSICISLTGRASHAYLLMAGSTNHMQCHIANGVVRAHYTDGTSDTLSLVNPENWCPIEQDYFVDHVAFKLKAPRPYRLHLKSGLVSNHLGKDLNIEGVYGRTIEGGAGILLDMPLNSEKELSYLSLETLSNDVVIGLMAVTLQRRSCY, from the coding sequence ATGAATAGACTTTATTTAGTTCCTTTGTTCTATTTTTTCTCTGTTACTATTCTCTTTGCACAGACTTCTGCCAAGAGAATTGGTGATTTTATTGAATCAACATCTTATAATGAAGGTAGTCGGAAAGTAGCTCGTTCGTTGCAATACCATCCAGATGGAGATGATTTTGTGTGTATTAACGGGACGAACCGTTATACTCGGGCACTCTATGCTAACACTTCTCCCTTTCGGCTAGAGACGAGCGATCGTCCCGTGTTTGCTGCTTACATTAAAGGAAAGAGCAAAAATATTTGTTTTCGTTTATTATTAGGAAAGACTTCTTTTGCTCTTGACTCTGTTGCTTATTGTGAGGCCCGTTATACACCGGGCAGAAGGAGTTACCGTCTCTCAGATCCTGCATGGGGAGAGGGGACTCTTCTTATTTCGGCATTGCCCTTACCAGATAGAGAGGGTGCTGTATGGGAAATGAAATCTGTTAAAATGCCTTCCGAGGCTAAGCTTATTTGTTTCATTTCTGATATAAAGGCCAAAAAGCTAAATCGTAGTGGAGATATGGGTGCTGATCCTCCTGATAGTTTTGAAGCATCCGAGCATCCTTTAAAATTGGAACAATATAAACTTTCGTTGGATGGTTATTTGTTATTTGAGAATAATTCTTTAAGAATACCCGAGCAGTCAGAAGGTCGTTTGTTGTACCTCAAAGCTGAACAAGCACGCGCCCAATTAGCTTCCCGCATTAAAATAAACACGCCTGATCCGTATTTTAATACATTAGGAGGGGCTCTTTCTGTTGCTGCCAATGCTATTTGGAGTGGTGAAGTTTGGCTTCATGGGGCAGTTGGCTGGCGTATGCCTTTAAGTGGATGGAGAGCGGCTTATACAGGAGATGCATTAGGTTGGCACGATCGAGCACGTAAACATTTTGATGCTTATGCAGCCAGTCAGGTGACTAATGTGCCGCAAATTATTCCACATCCGGCGCAAGATCCGAATATGAATTTGGCACGATCTATCAAAAAATGGGGTACGCCTCAGTATAGCAATGGCTATATTTGTCGCAATCCTCGTCGGTCTAATCAGATGCATCATTATGATATGAATCTTTGCTATATTGACGAACTCTTATGGCATTTCAATTGGACGGGAGATTTAGCTTATGCGCGAAAGATGTGGCCTGTGTTAGTTCGCCATCTAAATTGGGAAAAGCGAAATTATGATCCTGATGATGATGGGCTGTATGATGCTTATGCTTGTATTTGGGCAAGTGATGCACTCTATTATAATGCAGGTGCGGTGACTCATTCATCAGCTTATAATTATCGAGCCAACAAGATGGCAGCTGAAATTGCTGAAAAAATAGGAGAAGATCCGTTGCCGTATCGTAGAGAAACTGAAAAGATTCTGAAAGCAATGAATGATCGTTTGTGGATGTCTAAAAAGGGTCATTGGGCTGAATATCAAGATTTTATGGGATGTAAGAGGTTACATGAAAGTGCCGCGATATGGACTATTTATCATGCTATTGACAGTGAAGTGGCAGATCCTTTCCAAGCTTATCAGGCTACTCGTTATATTGATACCGAAATTCCTCATATTCCTGTCTCTGCTAAGGGTTTGAAGGATGAGGGGTATGCTACGATCTCTACGACAAATTGGTTGCCTTATTCATGGAGTATAAATAACGTTGCTTTTGCTGAGGTGATGCATACTACTCTTGCTTATTGGGAAGCAGGACGAAATGAAGAAGCATTTAAATTATTGAAAAGTTCTGTTCTTGATGGGATGTATTTGGGAGGAAGTCCGGGAAACTTTGGGCAAATAAGCTTTTATGATGCTGCAAGAGGCGAGTGCTATCGGGATTTCGGAGATCCTATTGGAGTTGCTTCTCGAGCTTTAATACAAGGACTTTATGGCATTCTACCTGATGCTCTTAATGAGAAGTTACTTATTCGTCCGGGATTTCCTGACGATTGGGACCATGCTTCACTTACTACTCCGGACATATCGTTTGATTATTATCGAAAGGAGAAAACCGAAACTTATACTATAACTCAACACTTCGCTACTCCGTTGTTGCTTGAACTGCAGTGTCGTGCCCGAAGGGATAAGATTGTTCGAATCACTGTTAATGAAAAGCCTGTTATTTGGCAACAAGTAAAATCTGCAGTAGGACAACCTGCTATCTTAATAAGGACTTCTGCCGATGCCGCATGTGAGATAAAAATAGAGTGGGGAGGTAAGCCTGTTACAACCGTATTCTCTGATATGGGGAAAGTTCTTAAAACCAATGATTTGCTTCAATTAGAGTTTGGTGGGAATAAAATAGATAAGCTATATGATCCACAAGATATTTTATTAGGAGTGAAAATAAACGATAGATGTATTCAAGGCTTTATAAAAGCTGAAGCCGGAAGTCATACTCTGTTTGCAAATATTCGTCAGGGTGATTTGTCGTGGTGGCAGCCAATTAATATTATTGTGAAAGCTAACATTGCTTCTACTACTCTTGCATTTCAGCATGTTATAACAGACTTGTGTACTCCGGTGAATATGGATGGATCTTTTAATGCTTCTGTTACCGATATCTTTCGGAACGAATATCTCACTCCTCGACCATCATATACTAGTTTGGAGTTGCCCAAACAAGGTATCGGTGAATGGTGTCATCCCAAACTTATGGCTGATATTGATGATTCGGGTTTACGCTCACAAGCATCGGGTGGATTGTTTGTAACTCCACTAGGATTCTCTTTTCGAACTCCTGCTAAAGGTGAAAATATAGCTTTCACTTCTTTGTGGGATAACTATCCGGATAGTATATGCATTTCGTTGACAGGAAGGGCATCGCATGCTTATCTTCTTATGGCAGGGAGCACAAATCATATGCAATGTCACATTGCAAATGGGGTTGTTAGGGCGCATTATACAGATGGAACCAGTGATACACTTTCATTAGTGAATCCTGAAAATTGGTGCCCCATAGAACAAGATTACTTTGTGGATCATGTTGCGTTTAAGTTGAAAGCACCTAGACCGTATCGCTTGCATTTGAAATCCGGTCTGGTAAGTAATCATTTGGGAAAAGATCTCAATATTGAGGGTGTTTATGGACGAACCATAGAAGGTGGGGCGGGCATTCTGCTTGATATGCCTTTAAATTCGGAGAAAGAGTTGAGCTATTTGAGTTTGGAAACTCTTTCAAATGATGTTGTGATTGGGCTGATGGCGGTAACTCTGCAAAGAAGAAGTTGCTATTAA
- a CDS encoding amidohydrolase family protein — MDKFNIIDAHSHLWLKQDTIVDGLPIRDIGNGRSEFMGEVKQMLPPFMIDGKNSAEVFLSNMDYAQVSAAVITQEYIDGIQNDYLLEVMARYPNRFFVCGMCEFRKPGYYEQVKELLALGFKAIKIPAQRLLLKEGRVMLNSEEMMKVFAYMEENKIILSIDLADGDTQIDEMKEVIQQYPNLKIAIGHFGMVTTPRWQKQIKLARNKNVMIESGGITWLFNDEFYPFNGAIKAIREAAELVGMEKLMWGSDYPRTITAITYKMSYDFVLKSTELSTDEKKLFLGQNAEVFYNFKNLPELPYIKNMSE; from the coding sequence ATGGATAAGTTCAATATTATTGACGCACATTCCCATCTATGGCTTAAGCAAGACACCATTGTAGATGGGCTACCCATCCGTGATATAGGAAACGGTCGTTCGGAATTTATGGGGGAAGTAAAACAAATGCTTCCACCCTTTATGATTGACGGAAAAAATTCGGCCGAAGTCTTTCTTTCTAACATGGATTATGCACAAGTCTCAGCCGCTGTAATCACTCAGGAATATATTGATGGAATTCAAAACGACTATCTCTTGGAAGTCATGGCGCGTTACCCTAATCGTTTCTTTGTATGCGGCATGTGTGAGTTTCGCAAACCGGGTTATTATGAGCAAGTAAAGGAACTTTTAGCATTAGGCTTCAAAGCTATCAAAATTCCGGCACAGCGCTTACTCCTGAAAGAAGGCAGAGTTATGCTCAACAGCGAAGAGATGATGAAAGTCTTTGCTTATATGGAAGAGAATAAAATAATTCTCTCAATTGATTTGGCAGATGGAGACACACAAATTGATGAGATGAAAGAAGTAATTCAACAATATCCAAACCTCAAAATAGCTATCGGTCATTTTGGTATGGTAACGACCCCACGCTGGCAAAAGCAGATTAAATTAGCACGCAACAAAAACGTAATGATCGAATCGGGAGGAATCACATGGTTATTCAACGACGAATTTTATCCTTTCAACGGAGCCATCAAAGCTATTCGAGAAGCTGCCGAATTAGTAGGAATGGAAAAACTAATGTGGGGATCGGATTATCCACGGACAATTACAGCCATCACCTATAAAATGTCATATGACTTCGTTCTGAAGTCTACTGAATTATCTACTGATGAGAAAAAGCTTTTCTTAGGTCAGAACGCCGAGGTTTTCTATAATTTCAAGAATCTTCCGGAACTGCCCTATATAAAAAACATGTCAGAATAA
- a CDS encoding LacI family DNA-binding transcriptional regulator — protein sequence MRINKPVSLKDLAVELDVSISTVSRALRDSPEISVEVRERVKALARKYNYRPNPFAMSLLKNSPRIIGILVPDLVTHFYASIISGINDVAKQNGYSVIITSSYEQYELEKQCLDDLINIRVEGIIACLSQETTDYTHFEALESQNVPLVFFDRICPGGHFCSVVADNVESAHLATEHLLQTGSTRIGFIGGANHLKIVGERKHGYLEALRQSKIPIEKELVICEKMSYDEGREATRRLLSLANPPDAILAMNDTLAFAAMKEIKGHQLKIPQDIALVGYTDEMHSNYVDPPLTAVTHQTYKMGAAACKQLLGQIKEQQAPYQIIIPTHLVIRESSSKK from the coding sequence ATGCGGATAAATAAACCTGTTTCATTAAAGGATCTTGCCGTAGAATTAGATGTCTCTATTTCTACTGTTTCGAGAGCATTAAGAGATAGTCCTGAGATTAGTGTGGAGGTACGCGAACGTGTTAAAGCTCTTGCACGTAAATACAATTATCGTCCAAATCCTTTTGCTATGAGTCTGTTGAAGAATAGTCCTCGTATCATAGGTATTTTAGTCCCGGATTTAGTTACACATTTCTATGCTTCAATTATTAGTGGCATTAATGATGTTGCAAAACAAAACGGATATTCTGTTATCATCACTTCTTCTTACGAACAGTATGAACTTGAAAAACAATGTTTGGATGATTTGATTAATATTCGTGTAGAGGGTATTATAGCATGCTTATCTCAAGAAACGACAGACTATACTCACTTTGAAGCCTTAGAGTCGCAAAATGTTCCTTTGGTTTTTTTTGATCGTATATGTCCGGGAGGACACTTTTGCTCAGTTGTGGCCGATAATGTGGAGTCGGCTCATTTGGCAACAGAGCATTTGTTGCAAACCGGATCTACGCGGATTGGGTTTATAGGAGGAGCCAATCATCTAAAAATAGTGGGAGAGCGTAAGCATGGTTATCTAGAAGCTTTGAGGCAAAGCAAGATTCCGATAGAAAAGGAACTTGTTATTTGTGAGAAAATGAGTTATGATGAAGGTCGCGAGGCTACTCGTCGTCTGTTGTCTCTTGCCAATCCTCCTGATGCCATTCTGGCGATGAATGATACGTTGGCTTTTGCGGCGATGAAGGAGATTAAAGGCCATCAATTGAAGATACCTCAAGATATTGCTCTTGTTGGTTATACTGATGAGATGCATTCTAATTATGTAGACCCTCCACTTACGGCTGTTACCCACCAGACTTATAAGATGGGTGCTGCTGCTTGTAAACAATTGCTGGGACAAATAAAGGAGCAGCAAGCTCCTTATCAAATTATTATTCCTACTCATTTGGTCATAAGAGAATCATCTTCTAAAAAATAG
- a CDS encoding aldo/keto reductase yields the protein MIYNEIGQTGMKVSNLSFGASSLGGVFHDIREAEGIKAVFTAVEKGMNFIDVSPYYGHYKAETVLGKALKEIPRNSFYLSTKVGRYGKDGVNTWDYSAKRATESVYESMERLNIDYIDLINVHDIEFADLNQIVSETLPALVELRSKGIVKHVGITDLQLENLQWVIEHAAPGSVESVLNFCHYCLNDDKLVDFLDFFESHHIGVINASPLSMGLLSQRGVPSWHPAPASLVEACQKAVQHCSSKGCAIEKLAIQYSVSNPRIATTLFSSANPENVEKNIRYAEEPIDWNLVQEVQDIIGNQKRVSWSNS from the coding sequence ATGATTTACAATGAAATCGGACAAACAGGAATGAAAGTTTCTAATCTTAGTTTCGGCGCTTCTTCGTTAGGAGGTGTGTTCCACGATATACGTGAAGCGGAAGGTATAAAAGCAGTATTCACTGCAGTCGAGAAAGGGATGAACTTTATCGACGTCTCTCCTTATTATGGGCACTATAAAGCAGAAACGGTTTTAGGAAAAGCCTTAAAAGAAATCCCTCGCAACTCTTTCTATCTATCAACCAAGGTAGGTCGCTACGGCAAAGATGGCGTAAACACTTGGGACTATTCAGCAAAGCGAGCTACAGAAAGTGTATACGAAAGCATGGAACGGCTGAATATCGACTACATTGATCTAATTAATGTACATGACATTGAGTTTGCCGACCTTAATCAAATTGTAAGTGAAACTCTACCCGCTTTAGTAGAATTACGCTCAAAAGGCATTGTTAAACATGTAGGTATAACCGACCTTCAACTCGAGAACTTACAGTGGGTTATCGAACATGCTGCTCCGGGTAGTGTAGAGAGTGTACTCAATTTCTGCCACTACTGCCTCAACGATGACAAACTAGTGGATTTTCTCGATTTTTTTGAATCTCACCACATAGGAGTGATCAACGCTTCTCCTCTTTCAATGGGTTTACTTTCTCAGAGAGGAGTTCCTTCTTGGCATCCAGCCCCCGCTTCTCTAGTTGAAGCCTGCCAAAAAGCAGTACAGCACTGCTCATCAAAAGGTTGTGCCATCGAAAAACTAGCCATACAATATTCAGTTAGCAATCCACGTATTGCAACTACTTTATTTAGCTCGGCCAACCCGGAAAACGTAGAGAAAAATATCCGCTATGCGGAAGAACCTATTGACTGGAACCTCGTGCAAGAAGTACAAGACATCATTGGCAATCAAAAGCGCGTTAGCTGGTCTAACTCCTAA
- a CDS encoding zinc-binding alcohol dehydrogenase family protein, translated as MKAVQITAPSVMKVVDAEKPAVKADEVLLKLKYVGFCGSDLNTYLGRNPMVQLPVIPGHEVGAVIEEIGSAVPTAGLEVGMSVTVNPYTNCGKCSSCRNGRVNACQHNETLGVQRNGAMAEYISLPWTKIIPAKEMSPRDCALIEPMSVGFHAVSRAQVTDIDTVMVIGCGMIGMGAIVRAALRGAKVVAVDLDDEKLELAKRVGAQYTINSKTENVHEALQKITEGFGPDVVIEAVGSPVTYVMAVDEVAFTGRVVCIGYAKSEVAFQTKYFVQKELDIRGSRNALPEDFRAVIHYMNQGTCPKDELISMVVKPEQTSDAMKEWAADPGKVFRILVEL; from the coding sequence ATGAAAGCAGTTCAAATTACAGCACCCTCAGTTATGAAGGTTGTTGATGCAGAGAAACCAGCCGTTAAAGCTGATGAAGTTCTCTTAAAACTTAAATATGTAGGTTTTTGCGGTTCTGACCTAAATACCTACTTGGGTCGTAACCCGATGGTTCAGCTACCCGTTATTCCAGGTCACGAAGTCGGTGCTGTTATTGAAGAAATAGGTAGTGCTGTCCCTACAGCCGGATTAGAAGTAGGAATGAGCGTAACGGTAAATCCTTACACTAATTGTGGGAAGTGTTCTTCTTGCCGTAATGGGCGAGTAAACGCTTGTCAGCATAATGAGACGTTAGGCGTACAACGCAATGGTGCCATGGCTGAATATATATCTCTGCCATGGACAAAAATTATTCCTGCAAAAGAGATGTCTCCTCGTGATTGTGCTTTGATTGAACCTATGAGCGTAGGTTTTCATGCGGTTTCTCGAGCACAGGTTACTGATATTGATACAGTAATGGTAATCGGCTGCGGCATGATCGGTATGGGAGCAATTGTTCGCGCTGCACTGAGAGGAGCTAAAGTTGTTGCAGTAGATTTAGACGACGAAAAGCTTGAGTTAGCAAAACGGGTTGGTGCTCAATACACCATTAACTCTAAAACAGAGAATGTACACGAAGCATTGCAAAAGATCACAGAAGGTTTCGGCCCTGATGTAGTCATAGAAGCAGTAGGTAGCCCGGTAACCTATGTTATGGCAGTAGACGAAGTCGCTTTTACAGGCCGAGTGGTTTGTATTGGCTATGCTAAGAGTGAAGTTGCTTTCCAAACTAAATATTTTGTACAAAAAGAGCTTGATATACGCGGCTCAAGGAATGCTCTTCCTGAAGATTTCCGTGCAGTTATTCATTACATGAATCAGGGAACTTGCCCTAAAGATGAATTAATTTCAATGGTAGTAAAACCTGAACAAACGAGTGATGCCATGAAAGAGTGGGCAGCAGATCCAGGCAAAGTATTCCGCATTTTGGTTGAATTATAA